A single genomic interval of Peribacillus sp. FSL H8-0477 harbors:
- a CDS encoding superoxide dismutase, giving the protein MKKWKKYVADIREWLKETSQLIPGKFRESEMLYCNERIHVLLDKIEAGQATEAELVMLNDELRLFAEQCTNELNREQMSVPIGKHQLPPLGYPYNALEPAISEETMRLHHDKHHQAYVDGLNKAELMMEKARKTNDFSLIKHWEREAAFHGSGHYLHTLFWESMKPRGGGKPTGKLLAQIEKDFGSFNAFKKHFSEAAKQVEGVGWAILVWSPRAHRLEILQTERHMILTQWDTIPLLALDVWEHAYYLQYKNKRDAYVDNWWNVVNWNNVSERFEKAKTLKWKPY; this is encoded by the coding sequence ATGAAGAAATGGAAGAAGTACGTAGCAGATATTCGAGAGTGGCTGAAAGAGACATCTCAATTAATACCGGGTAAGTTCAGAGAGAGTGAAATGCTTTACTGTAACGAAAGGATTCATGTACTGCTTGATAAAATCGAAGCAGGTCAAGCAACTGAGGCAGAGCTGGTCATGTTAAATGATGAATTACGTCTGTTTGCTGAGCAATGTACGAATGAACTGAATAGGGAACAGATGAGTGTGCCTATTGGCAAACATCAGCTTCCGCCGCTTGGATATCCTTATAATGCGTTAGAACCTGCTATTTCGGAAGAAACGATGCGTCTACACCATGATAAGCATCATCAAGCATATGTTGATGGGTTAAATAAAGCGGAATTAATGATGGAAAAAGCACGAAAAACAAATGATTTTTCGTTAATAAAGCACTGGGAACGAGAAGCTGCATTCCATGGCTCTGGCCATTATTTGCATACGCTTTTCTGGGAAAGTATGAAACCAAGGGGCGGGGGAAAACCAACTGGCAAGCTGCTCGCGCAAATAGAGAAGGATTTTGGCAGTTTTAATGCATTTAAAAAGCATTTCAGTGAGGCAGCTAAGCAAGTAGAAGGAGTAGGTTGGGCAATCCTTGTCTGGTCCCCGCGGGCACACCGGCTTGAAATTCTGCAGACAGAGCGACATATGATTTTAACTCAATGGGATACAATCCCACTGCTTGCCCTTGATGTCTGGGAACATGCCTATTATTTACAATATAAAAACAAAAGAGATGCTTATGTGGATAATTGGTGGAATGTGGTTAACTGGAACAATGTAAGTGAACGCTTTGAAAAAGCAAAAACACTTAAATGGAAGCCTTATTAA
- a CDS encoding D-alanyl-D-alanine carboxypeptidase family protein yields MRFLNRVLPLLLICLLCTGVLPEKVNGEPVVSAKSAILMDQDSGRVIFEQNIHEISRIASITKIMTALLAIESGKMNKTVKISDDAVGTEGSSLFLKHGEKMKLEDLVYGLMLRSGNDAAAAIAEEVGGSPEGFVFLMNKKAEEIGMTNSHFTNPHGLDNTKDHFSTAYDMALLTRYAMHNNEYKKIAGTKVHRAPNSMENWDYKWTNKNRLLTSLYKYSTGGKTGYTKLAKRTLVSTATKDNMNLIAVTLNGPDDWNDHINMFESTFTSYHQEEILSAGEVKKVRIKQYKNNLYLKTKFVYPLMKDEEDKVKIDYLLLKPHWKDERDIPEVVGKAVIFLDGKEIGRRTVFYGKPKEVMSSTSLGAVWKEMFLSVLGINNG; encoded by the coding sequence TTGAGATTTCTAAATAGGGTGCTGCCCCTTTTATTAATTTGTTTGCTCTGTACGGGAGTACTGCCTGAAAAGGTGAACGGAGAACCCGTTGTTAGTGCGAAAAGTGCCATCTTAATGGATCAAGACAGCGGTCGTGTAATATTTGAACAGAATATTCATGAGATAAGCCGGATTGCAAGTATTACGAAAATCATGACCGCACTACTAGCTATTGAATCAGGAAAAATGAATAAGACCGTGAAAATAAGTGATGATGCTGTTGGTACAGAAGGGTCTTCACTTTTTTTAAAGCATGGTGAAAAAATGAAACTGGAAGATCTGGTTTATGGGTTAATGCTTCGTTCAGGCAATGATGCAGCAGCAGCGATTGCAGAAGAAGTTGGCGGCAGTCCGGAGGGATTTGTCTTTTTGATGAATAAGAAAGCCGAGGAAATTGGAATGACCAATAGTCATTTTACCAATCCTCATGGACTGGATAACACGAAAGATCATTTTTCTACTGCTTATGATATGGCTCTTTTAACTCGATACGCTATGCATAATAACGAATATAAAAAAATAGCTGGAACCAAGGTCCATCGGGCGCCGAATTCTATGGAAAACTGGGATTATAAATGGACCAATAAAAATAGATTGCTGACAAGTTTATATAAATATAGTACCGGGGGGAAAACTGGCTATACTAAACTGGCAAAACGGACCCTTGTTTCGACGGCCACGAAGGATAATATGAATTTAATTGCCGTTACGTTAAATGGTCCAGATGATTGGAACGATCATATTAATATGTTTGAATCTACGTTTACTTCTTATCATCAAGAAGAAATTCTTTCTGCTGGGGAAGTAAAGAAAGTCAGGATTAAACAATACAAAAATAATTTATATCTTAAAACGAAATTTGTTTATCCGTTAATGAAAGATGAAGAAGACAAGGTGAAAATTGATTATCTCTTGCTGAAGCCTCATTGGAAGGACGAACGTGATATTCCTGAGGTGGTGGGTAAAGCTGTGATTTTTCTTGATGGCAAAGAAATAGGAAGACGAACTGTTTTTTATGGTAAACCTAAAGAAGTTATGAGTTCAACTAGTTTGGGTGCTGTATGGAAGGAAATGTTCCTTTCTGTACTGGGAATCAATAATGGTTAA
- a CDS encoding YpuI family protein, which translates to MGNSMVKSQLDDVRTFLGGTVSRLEEFLNETTLSQLQQEKPGDDLYYKGILSGLRRLLVNCEENLETCQIILNNEIFHKGAAEKTLYRVYHQCIEEYFSPKSDRWFEDSRAAYTGKNSIKFHGEVPDRIIQVLKNLEANFQTFREELEFYETDYRTKMMQSK; encoded by the coding sequence TTGGGTAATTCAATGGTTAAATCTCAGCTTGATGATGTGCGAACGTTTTTAGGCGGTACGGTAAGCAGACTTGAGGAGTTCTTGAATGAAACCACTCTTTCACAGCTTCAACAAGAGAAGCCAGGAGATGACCTCTATTATAAGGGCATCCTATCTGGGCTTAGAAGATTACTTGTTAACTGTGAGGAGAATCTAGAAACCTGCCAGATCATTCTTAATAATGAGATCTTTCATAAAGGTGCCGCAGAAAAAACCTTATACAGAGTTTACCATCAATGTATTGAGGAATATTTCTCACCGAAATCTGATCGTTGGTTTGAAGACAGCCGTGCCGCGTATACAGGGAAAAATTCGATTAAGTTCCATGGTGAGGTTCCAGATCGCATCATACAGGTTCTAAAGAATCTTGAAGCAAACTTCCAAACGTTTCGTGAAGAATTGGAATTCTATGAAACGGATTACCGAACAAAAATGATGCAATCAAAATAG